In the genome of Candidatus Baltobacteraceae bacterium, one region contains:
- a CDS encoding helix-turn-helix domain-containing protein: protein METLDVTVNTEDSALGQWTVARWSPPSASQLSDFVEHIWYFDGALAHPRERVFPDGGAELIVMLDERHRDGDKETLAPFPAVCINGLRTRPSVVVAPRGRCRVLGIAFNPLGAASLLRSKMSDLLDVTIDLRSVLGRGADELGARCSDAAESSAWNASRNADAIVRAAADWTVSHIDAGADGDPLVHFAARAIRNANGVVSVNGLGSALGISRARFARRFRDRTGVTPKYFARIVRFSSALSALSHSESIVGAAAELGYYDQAHMYRDFEEFAGMTPGEFLAGHRYPGSASLAEP from the coding sequence TCTCCCCCGAGCGCGTCGCAGCTGTCGGACTTCGTAGAGCATATCTGGTATTTCGACGGCGCGTTGGCGCACCCGCGCGAGCGCGTTTTTCCCGACGGCGGTGCAGAGCTCATCGTGATGCTCGACGAGCGGCACCGTGACGGTGATAAGGAGACGCTCGCGCCGTTTCCCGCCGTGTGCATCAACGGCTTGCGCACGCGTCCGTCGGTCGTGGTCGCGCCACGCGGACGGTGCCGGGTTCTCGGAATCGCTTTCAATCCGCTCGGTGCCGCGTCACTTCTGCGTTCGAAGATGAGCGATCTCCTCGACGTCACGATCGATTTACGCAGCGTGCTGGGACGAGGCGCCGACGAACTCGGCGCACGCTGCTCGGACGCCGCGGAGTCCTCAGCGTGGAACGCGTCCCGAAATGCCGATGCGATCGTGCGCGCCGCCGCGGATTGGACGGTGAGTCACATCGACGCCGGCGCTGACGGCGACCCGCTGGTCCACTTCGCAGCGCGTGCCATTCGCAACGCCAACGGGGTCGTCTCGGTGAACGGCCTCGGTAGTGCGCTGGGGATTTCCCGGGCTCGATTTGCTCGACGCTTTCGCGATCGGACGGGAGTAACGCCGAAGTACTTCGCTCGTATCGTGAGGTTCAGCTCGGCCCTCTCCGCGCTATCGCACAGCGAAAGCATCGTTGGAGCGGCTGCCGAGCTTGGCTATTACGACCAAGCCCACATGTATCGCGACTTCGAAGAATTCGCGGGAATGACGCCCGGCGAATTCCTCGCCGGGCACCGGTATCCCGGATCCGCGAGCCTCGCCGAGCCCTGA
- a CDS encoding VOC family protein, with protein sequence MNTTEKNTIQSIYPAVRYQDAKKAIAWLKSALGFAEHVVYEGDGGRIEHAQLQLAGNLIMLGSEKTDCYGSSPRSLGGTTGTIYIALESPAQIDECYERAKAAGAEIVRELGDTDYGSHDFGVRDLEGHIWSFGTYRPQAT encoded by the coding sequence ATGAATACAACCGAGAAAAACACGATACAAAGCATCTATCCAGCCGTCCGCTACCAAGATGCGAAAAAAGCGATCGCATGGTTGAAATCAGCGTTAGGTTTCGCGGAGCACGTGGTATACGAAGGCGACGGCGGGCGGATCGAGCACGCACAGTTGCAGCTCGCGGGAAACTTGATCATGCTGGGCAGCGAGAAAACCGACTGCTACGGCTCGAGCCCGCGCAGTCTCGGTGGCACGACCGGCACCATTTACATTGCCCTTGAATCCCCGGCGCAAATTGACGAGTGCTATGAGCGCGCGAAAGCGGCAGGTGCCGAAATCGTTCGCGAACTGGGCGACACCGATTATGGCTCGCACGATTTCGGCGTGCGCGACCTCGAAGGCCATATCTGGAGCTTTGGAACCTATCGACCACAGGCGACATAG
- a CDS encoding AAA family ATPase has product MRIARYRVTNFRSVVDSGWINLDDVTTLVGENETGKTNLLLPLWKLNPAGGGGEIEVLADIPRRHYSEMRRRLGEITFIEAEFHVDEELANELGGLAGCDADQMRTVIIGRAYDGEYSVTFPQADPILVVSPAQVVTALRNIVSSLSQLASQDHATWTAALHAAQAQLLAAQRDTDCYTHAAAAKRIAAITAAMLPDDAVPSHDVRQMMLDEVEALFAGAKAQRPNDIASVNRLVIETMPRFIYYSDYGTLDTRIYLPRVIEDLSRPTEDLGRRAAAQMRTLRVLFQFVGLSPKEIMDLGLEGEPDTDLGQEEMRRTARRKEEREVLLVSAATALSERFKDWWKRGNYAFRLSADGNYFTIWVSDATRSEPVQLEGRSHGLQWFFSFFIVFLVERAAEHSNAVLLLDEPGVTLHPLAQEDLFRFFAGLAQDNQLIYTAHSPFLIDPDRLASVRVVFINERGETEVSADLRKPERDRRRARAMFAVDAALGLSVSHPLMRYASPTIVEKTSDQTYLTIAKTALIAAGRIKPSRELVFLPASGADAIEATASIVGSKGPPPVLLASCATGQQTARALRDRLYTCAPDRVLEAGEFAGVPNAGIEDLMPRDLMLSAIAFLYRTNDERLFSEDYDAARAIVPQVEAYCERQGIVLQPGWRADLALDVQRRAMRKPESVPAETMDCWQHLFERIAATESERSMQPGEGVRISLPAIPTAISTGATG; this is encoded by the coding sequence ATGAGAATCGCCAGATATCGCGTTACTAATTTTCGCTCGGTCGTCGATAGCGGTTGGATCAACCTTGACGACGTAACCACATTGGTCGGCGAAAACGAAACGGGCAAGACCAACCTGTTGCTGCCGCTGTGGAAACTCAACCCGGCCGGAGGCGGCGGTGAAATCGAGGTCTTGGCCGACATTCCTCGCCGTCACTATTCGGAAATGCGGCGACGTCTGGGCGAAATCACTTTCATCGAAGCGGAGTTTCACGTCGACGAGGAGTTGGCGAACGAACTCGGCGGTTTGGCGGGTTGCGACGCCGATCAGATGAGAACCGTCATCATCGGTCGTGCTTATGACGGCGAATACAGCGTGACGTTTCCGCAAGCCGACCCGATTTTAGTAGTGTCCCCCGCGCAAGTCGTCACCGCGCTCCGGAATATCGTAAGCAGCCTCTCGCAACTCGCCTCACAGGATCACGCGACTTGGACGGCCGCGTTACACGCCGCGCAAGCGCAACTTCTAGCAGCGCAGCGAGACACCGATTGCTACACCCATGCCGCCGCGGCTAAGCGAATAGCGGCCATTACTGCCGCGATGTTGCCCGACGATGCCGTACCCAGCCACGACGTCCGTCAAATGATGCTCGACGAGGTCGAAGCGCTCTTTGCCGGCGCCAAAGCGCAGCGGCCGAACGACATTGCCAGCGTCAATCGGCTCGTCATCGAAACGATGCCTCGATTCATCTACTATTCGGATTACGGCACGTTGGATACCCGAATTTACTTGCCGCGGGTGATCGAAGACTTGAGCCGGCCGACCGAAGACCTCGGGCGCCGAGCGGCCGCGCAGATGCGAACGCTGCGCGTCCTATTCCAGTTCGTCGGTCTGTCACCGAAGGAAATTATGGATCTCGGGCTCGAGGGAGAGCCCGACACCGATCTCGGTCAGGAAGAAATGCGGCGAACGGCACGGCGTAAGGAAGAGCGCGAGGTGCTGCTGGTTTCGGCTGCGACCGCGTTGTCCGAGCGCTTCAAAGACTGGTGGAAGCGCGGGAACTACGCGTTTCGCCTTAGCGCCGACGGTAACTATTTTACGATCTGGGTATCCGATGCCACACGTTCGGAGCCCGTCCAGCTCGAAGGCCGCAGCCACGGCCTGCAGTGGTTCTTCTCGTTTTTCATCGTCTTCCTCGTCGAGCGCGCGGCCGAGCACAGCAATGCCGTGCTGCTCCTGGACGAACCGGGTGTAACGCTTCATCCCCTGGCGCAAGAGGATCTCTTCCGATTTTTTGCCGGCCTTGCACAGGACAATCAACTGATTTACACGGCGCACTCTCCCTTCCTCATCGATCCCGATCGGCTTGCGAGCGTGCGCGTCGTTTTCATCAACGAACGCGGCGAAACGGAGGTCTCCGCAGACTTGCGTAAGCCCGAGCGCGATCGACGCCGCGCCAGGGCAATGTTCGCAGTCGACGCGGCGCTGGGACTGTCCGTGTCGCACCCGCTTATGCGCTACGCGAGTCCAACGATCGTGGAGAAGACGAGCGACCAGACGTATCTCACGATTGCCAAGACGGCGCTCATTGCCGCCGGACGCATCAAGCCTTCGCGCGAGCTCGTCTTTTTGCCGGCGTCGGGAGCTGACGCCATCGAGGCAACCGCATCAATCGTGGGCTCGAAGGGACCACCGCCGGTCTTGCTCGCGTCGTGCGCGACGGGTCAGCAGACGGCGCGTGCGCTTCGCGATCGCCTCTACACCTGCGCTCCGGATCGCGTTCTCGAAGCCGGCGAGTTCGCCGGCGTTCCCAATGCGGGGATCGAAGATCTCATGCCCCGCGACTTGATGCTTTCAGCGATCGCGTTTCTCTACCGTACGAATGACGAGAGGCTTTTCAGCGAAGACTACGATGCAGCGCGTGCCATCGTCCCTCAAGTTGAAGCCTATTGCGAGCGCCAGGGTATCGTTTTGCAGCCGGGCTGGCGAGCCGATCTCGCTCTCGACGTTCAGCGGCGCGCGATGCGTAAACCCGAGAGCGTGCCGGCGGAAACGATGGATTGCTGGCAACATCTCTTCGAGCGCATCGCGGCGACGGAATCCGAACGCTCAATGCAGCCCGGAGAGGGTGTAAGAATCTCCCTGCCCGCGATCCCGACGGCTATATCTACTGGCGCCACCGGTTAA
- a CDS encoding MBL fold metallo-hydrolase, translated as MDIDVAKLDHLLTAPKPSGDLILDTRDPQAAARWHPEGHGARYLNVPYDAFESDAEAAVAQLPQDAQNVHVLCARGISAADIAEILRGHGIAAGIVQGGMAAWATYHRVVRVSAPDEAFAIYQVVRPAKGCLSYLVVSGTQALAIDCTRLTDVYRDLAERLGVTLVGIADTHLHADHVSGSSALASGAAPYYLADDDAEGATVARESIPRTIDVGETPIRVLSLPVPGHTLGSTAFSVGGRYLISGDTLLPDGIGRPDLGNHAREWTEHLYDSDRRLGSVRFADDRTPGACRLGFALRRSRRVRARLERPAGRAARFGPRAFCGTREHDRGRKLAARGVCRDPARQPRR; from the coding sequence ATGGATATCGATGTCGCCAAACTCGACCATCTGCTGACGGCGCCAAAACCCAGCGGCGATCTGATCCTCGATACGCGGGATCCGCAGGCCGCCGCGCGATGGCATCCGGAGGGCCACGGCGCCCGCTATCTCAACGTTCCGTACGATGCCTTTGAAAGCGATGCCGAAGCTGCCGTTGCGCAGCTTCCCCAAGATGCGCAAAACGTTCACGTGCTCTGTGCACGCGGTATTTCGGCCGCCGACATTGCCGAGATTTTGCGCGGCCATGGGATAGCGGCCGGCATCGTCCAGGGCGGCATGGCGGCGTGGGCGACCTATCACCGCGTCGTTCGAGTGAGTGCGCCCGACGAGGCATTTGCGATCTATCAAGTAGTCCGTCCGGCCAAGGGCTGCCTGTCCTATCTCGTGGTTTCCGGAACGCAGGCACTCGCGATCGACTGCACGCGTCTGACCGACGTCTATCGTGACCTGGCAGAGCGGCTTGGCGTTACGCTGGTGGGCATCGCCGACACGCATCTGCACGCCGATCACGTTTCAGGAAGCTCGGCGCTTGCCTCCGGTGCCGCACCCTACTACCTGGCCGACGACGATGCCGAAGGTGCGACCGTTGCTCGTGAATCGATTCCGCGTACGATCGACGTCGGCGAGACGCCGATTCGCGTCCTTTCGCTGCCGGTTCCGGGTCACACGCTTGGAAGCACGGCGTTCTCCGTTGGCGGGCGGTATCTCATCAGCGGCGACACACTGCTCCCCGACGGCATCGGACGCCCCGATCTTGGAAATCACGCCCGCGAATGGACCGAGCATCTTTACGACTCTGACCGCCGTCTCGGAAGCGTGCGATTCGCGGATGACCGTACTCCCGGCGCATGCCGGCTCGGTTTCGCATTACGACGATCGCGGCGCGTGCGTGCGCGTCTTGAGCGACCTGCTGGCCGCGCAGCTCGATTCGGACCGCGCGCATTTTGTGGAACGCGTGAGCACGACCGCGGCCGCAAGCTCGCAGCCCGCGGAGTATGCCGAGATCCGGCGCGTCAACCTCGGCGCTGA